In Acropora muricata isolate sample 2 chromosome 11, ASM3666990v1, whole genome shotgun sequence, one DNA window encodes the following:
- the LOC136889371 gene encoding ATP-dependent DNA helicase RecQ-like: MERERLQTALVLCPLQSIINDQISEVRNMGLSVSSVANLSLEELKSLKCQLLFGSAEKVLEERLLNVLKDNCSSIHQHLAAIVIDESHTVEMWTGKRSGNKTSTSAFREAFGRFSTLQSFCQQGTPVLAITGTADDRTQDVIIKQLGMKHVHKIYVSPNRPNLRISVVKCKKEMRFKHLAWLVSLLKEKGIYTPKTIIFCNGTLTDIAVVLNNLLLELGKSAYSPCDDQSSDNCLIGIYHSLTLHKYKDRIIKSFKGEGKKRVVIASTALSMGVNFPDVRYVIHWGPARNLLDYHQESGRGGRDGKQTQVLTIYYGQQVSFCEQDVKNFLQTDGCYRTEAYKPFDKKIQPHQPGHDCCKNCAQTCSCLDTGYNVTAPAFEREPEATAEKPCMTRPISLKDREDLRDALNEVIEMIVPTLNLFSKNISHGYANDIVEGLEKNAHSIFTVLDVTECTPLFSFQHALKILEVFNEVFEDIPNLEIMVELFGRQIEPKFPLPVECTFDETDSESPSFETEDDFM, from the exons ATGGAACGAGAGCGACTTCAAACAGCGTTAGTGCTCTGTCCCTTGCAGAGTATCATCAATGACCAGATTTCCGAGGTCAGGAATATGGGTCTTTCAGTATCATCGGTTGCCAATCTATCCTTGGAGGAGTTGAAATCTTTAAAATGTCAACTACTGTTTGGTTCAGCAGAAAAGGTGTTAGAAGAACGATTGTTAAATGTCCTGAAAGACAACTGTTCTTCGATTCACCAACATTTGGCAGCAATTGTAATCGACGAGTCACATACAGTGGAGATGTGGACAGGGAAAAG GTCAGGGAACAAAACAAGCACCAGTGCTTTTCGTGAGGCGTTTGGCCGATTCTCAACTCTACAATCATTCTGTCAACAAG GGACACCCGTCCTGGCAATAACTGGCACTGCAGATGATAGAACACAGGACGTAATCATTAAGCAGCTGGGGATGAAACATGTCCACAAGATCTATGTTAGCCCAAACCGACCTAATCTCAGGATTTCAGTTGTCAAGTGCAAGAAGGAAATGCGTTTCAAGCACTTGGCGTGGCTTGTTAGTTTACTGAAAGAAAAAGGCATTTACACCCCGAAGACGATAATATTTTGCAATGGAACATTAACAGACATTGCTGTTGTATTAAACAACCTTTTGCTTGAATTAGGTAAGTCAGCATATTCTCCATGTGATGATCAATCATCCGATAACTGTCTTATCGGAATCTACCACTCTTTAACATTGCACAAGTACAAAGATCGAATTATTAAATCATTTAAAGGAGAAGGAAAGAAGAGGGTGGTTATTGCAAGTACTGCACTTAGTATGGGAGTTAATTTCCCTGATGTGAGATATGTGATTCACTGGGGACCTGCACGCAACTTGTTGGACTATCATCAAGAATCTGGCCGTGGGGGAAGAGATGGTAAGCAAACACAAGTGTTGACCATATACTATGGACAACAAGTCAGTTTCTGTGAACAGGATGTAAAGAATTTTCTTCAAACAGATGGTTGTTATCGCACAGAAGCCTATAAgccttttgataaaaaaatcCAGCCACATCAACCTGGGCATGATTGTTGTAAGAATTGTGCACAAACATGCAGTTGCTTGGACACAGGCTATAATGTAACAGCTCCTGCATTTGAAAGAGAGCCAGAAGCCACTGCAGAAAAACCATGCATGACTCGGccaatttctttaaaagatagGGAGGACTTGCGTGATGCTTTGAATGAGGTTATCGAGATGATTGTCCCAACTTTGAATTTGTTCAGTAAAAACATTTCTCATGGCTATGCTAATGATATAGTGGAGGGACTTGAAAAGAACGCCCACAGCATATTTACAGTATTGGATGTTACAGAGTGTACacccttgttttcttttcagcaTGCTTTGAAAATTCTTGAAGTATTTAATGAAGTATTTGAGGATATACCTAACCTTGAAATTATGGTGGAACTTTTTGGGAGGCAAATTGAGCCAAAGTTCCCACTACCAGTGGAATGCACATTTGATGAGACTGACTCAG